The Juglans regia cultivar Chandler chromosome 11, Walnut 2.0, whole genome shotgun sequence genome contains the following window.
AAACTTCAATTCAACTAGACATAATGTAATTTTCTGATTAACTGAGTTCATAGTTGGCCCCAGCATAGCATGAATTCTAGGATACGAAACTCTAATttcccccattttttttttttttgtttccatgaGAAAATGAGgacatttatttattgaatggaTGTATATGGTTTTGAAGATATAGGAGGGTTATATTGCTGAGAAAATTGATGAGAATTTAGTATTGAAAGATTGGAGCAACTAAGCCCACTTGTTTTTTAGCTCAATTGGGGTTTACCATTTATTTGTCGTTCTTGCCGGCATGTTCTGGTCCATGAAACATATAAGATTTATAATCGTCCATGAAAcatataagatttaaaatttgaatatattttatctgTTTCTAAAGTCACGGGGGTTCAAATCCAAAGATCTGAATGAATGTATGTGATGTCAGGTGGCTATGTTATTGTAGGATTTGCATTTAAGTTGAGAGTAGAAAATGCATGCCAAATCGGCACAATCGTTTCGTGATCGGACACAGGAGTTCCAGAGCATAGCTGATCAGCTTAAGAAGTCATTTTCATCAGGGTCTGTGCCAAATGGACCAAGCAGTAGCTCAAAATCAGAGGAACAACGATCTGCAGTTGCAATTCAGTCCGAGTTTAACAAGAGGGCCTCTAAGATCGGGTATGGGATACACCAGACATCGCAGAAACTGGCAAAGCTGGCAAAGTGTAAGTAATGAATTGAAAAGTTTTTCTTAAAGCGTTAAATTAACAGTCATAAAATATACTGTAGAGTCTAGACGTTTGCTTATTTCAGTTGTAAATCCTAGTTAGGCATTACTCATTTATACGTCCTCTGTACTCGGTTATGCCTActatattatgaataaaacttcttgattgattacttataaaacaaaaattactgTGGGTACAAATGTCGGAAAGAAAACAGCGTGGGGGCATTCTTATAATCAAATGGTTGGAttgtgatgattttgtttgttgttattCATTCAAACACAATTAATTTACAACAATATAtgaaaaggttttttttttgagaatttttttttctttcgattTTCAAAAGTTAGATCAATGAAGGTAAACGGATGAAGAGAACTGTATGCTGCCTAAATAATCATCCAATCATACAGATATTTTAAGAATATGGGCTTAGGGGAATTTAAGTGGGGTAAACACCATTGATTTCGTTCCTTTTTTTCCATGGAGTTTATATAATCTATAGTGGGATCACATTCCAGACATTGCCTCTTATAGTCAAAGTTCCCCTTTCATGGAGCAAGCACCTATATAACTGCACTAGGCATCAGCACCTGCGTGAGTTATAACCCTATAGAGCCATAACTTCTTAGCTCTTCCATCCCATTGACCTCCTCAACATCTTTTCTAAAGTTGCATTCCGCACCACGTAAGCTTTGTCAGAAGGTCTGGATAGTAATGGTCCTACTTTACGACCCAATATTTAACTGCAAAATCATTAATCCTTACTATCCCCTATTACCAGCTCATTGTAAATGTATTGTGTGAAGGTTGATGCCAACTTTTCcctttaatgtatttttgttgatttgtaGTGGCAAAGAGGACTTCAGTTTTTGATGACCCCACCAAAGAAATCCAGGAACTGACAGCTCTTATCAAGCAAGATATTACTGCACTAAACTCTGCAGTTGTAGACCTTCAGCTTCTCTGCAACTCTAGAAACGAGAGTGGGAATGTCTCTAGTGACACCAATAGTCACTCAACTACAGTTGTAGATGACCTGAAGAATCAGTTGATGAGCACCACAAAAGAGTTCAAAGAAGTTCTGACCATGAGAACAGAGGTATGGACAGTGTTGCTTGGTATCCTTGCTTCTTCAGCTATGCTGATTATCTCATTGGGATTCTGTTACACCATTGTTGCTTCATGgctctttttaattattactcCAAGACTAATGGTATTTCATTGGCTTCCTGAAGAACTTGAAGGTTCACGAGAACAGAAGACAGTTGTTTTCTTCTACTGCGTCGAAGGACTCTACAAATCCTTTTGTGCGTCAGCGTCCGCTGGCTGCCAGGTCTGCTGCTAGTACCTCAAACGCCCCTCCTCCTCCATGGGCTAATGGGTCACCATCTTCATCCCAATCGTTTCCTAGGTAAGACTAAGAGTAAGTTTGTTGGTTTGGCAATATTTGTACTGGGATAGTATTATCTATTTAAGAGTTAGTTTGTTGGTTTGAGGCTAATTTTTGCTGTGTCTTTTGAGATTTCAATGTTTGTTACTTATCTTGGTTCCAGTCACGAATTGTAAGTTTTCTTGTAAAGCCAAGTTCTGCTGTGTTTGGGGTTGATGTGGAGTGGAAACTTTGTTTTAGTTATTGCCATTATTTTATCTGTTTCTGCAAGACTTGAAGCTAAGACCTACCCAACGACAAGTTATCACCTGAACCAAGATCCTGGGGCCTTGAACTTTTCTATTTACATCCACGTGAAACCTTATTCCTGGTTTCTAAATTTACAGAAAGCAGATGGATGGGGAGAGTCAGCCATTGGTACAGCATCAGCAGCAACAACAGCAGCTGGTTCCATTGCAAGACACTTACATGCAGAGCAGAGCTGAGGCACTTCAGAATGTAGAATCCACTATTCACGAGCTCAGCAGCATTTTCAACCAGCTGGCAACACTGGTCTCTCAGCAAGGAGAGATTGCGATCAGGttttacttcataattttttatttttattttttttttaataggtaatcaagaagttttcttcataaaagtaggcaaagcccaagtacacaggggagtatacatgagaagtacctaacttcataaatataatttacgCTGCACAAGTCAGATAAATTATGGCTAACATTGACCACTTTATTTCAGTATATGTCACGCATCTCATTCGTAAAGTATTAATACCAGCTGCTAGACTAGTGAATCGTGTTCATCATAAATCCCTCACTATattttggttggatttgtttgttttttatatgattatatcaATTATCGTAGCCTAAGCTAATTTATGACAGTAATAAGATTTCCACCGGATAAAAGATTACATTTAAGTTTCAGACAAGTTAAAATCTAATTTCTGACAGATATATTTGGAGTCATCATTATCTAAGAGCCTATGTATGAACTGTACAATAGATCTTGCCAATTTTTGCTTCATAACAATATTGGTGCTGAAatgggctctctctctctccccccctctTACACGAACTCACGGTTAAAAAACTATTCTTATTATTGGGAGATCTATAtcaatttttctaatattttatagtAATTTCATTCAATGATTGATATCCATATCAATTGTTCCAATCTTTTGCATTATGCATATGCTCAACAGTTAAGAATGTGAAAGGGCTTTCGTGAGCTACATTTATACTAGGAATTCATTGCTTCCTGacctgaaatttttttttgacaatTGATCTTGGTGTTTTTGTTGCAGGATTGATGAGAACATGGATGACACGTTGGCAAATGTGGAGGGAGCACAAGGAGCGCTGCTCAAGTATCTGAACAGCATATCATCTAATAGGTGGCTGATGATCAAGATATTCTTTGTATTGATCTTTTTCCTAATGGTTTTCCTATTTTTTGTGGCCTAGTCACTGCAGATACAGAATTgaagagaatgaagaaaatgttgttttttcACTTGTGATGATGTTTATATCTTTTCCTTCCCCGTTTTGCTTTAACCAAATATTCATGCAGGCAGAGATAAATTAAGTTTCCAGTTTGCCTAATGTGATACATATGTATGGATAAATGCAAGTATACATGTTGAAAACAATGAGAActgcaaaaattatttcttcatcCTTTTATGGGATATGTTATGATGTATTGTTATACTTGCTGTCTTCACTCCGAGTCTGTGTAATGTAAACAAGGGGAGTTTATTGTTGAGCTTTTCGGCACATGCTTTTGGTTTAGACTCCTGAGGTGCCATATTTCCAAGATAGATCACTCTTGGGAAGTTGATTTTCTTCATTTAATGGTCACTTTCATGGTGTCAGAT
Protein-coding sequences here:
- the LOC109009619 gene encoding syntaxin-32-like; translated protein: MHAKSAQSFRDRTQEFQSIADQLKKSFSSGSVPNGPSSSSKSEEQRSAVAIQSEFNKRASKIGYGIHQTSQKLAKLAKLAKRTSVFDDPTKEIQELTALIKQDITALNSAVVDLQLLCNSRNESGNVSSDTNSHSTTVVDDLKNQLMSTTKEFKEVLTMRTENLKVHENRRQLFSSTASKDSTNPFVRQRPLAARSAASTSNAPPPPWANGSPSSSQSFPRKQMDGESQPLVQHQQQQQQLVPLQDTYMQSRAEALQNVESTIHELSSIFNQLATLVSQQGEIAIRIDENMDDTLANVEGAQGALLKYLNSISSNRWLMIKIFFVLIFFLMVFLFFVA